GATGGTCTCATTGGAAGCTGTTACGTGTTTTTCATGGAAGCTGATTGGGACAATTCAGTTAGTTTTGAGACCTTTAGTTTGCCTGCATCTTCAGCAGCAAGGGAGCTGAATGACTTTCAAGACGACAACATAAGTGTCAAGAGCCTCAGTCCCTCAATATTAGGAGCTTTTGGCTATAAATTAGATAAAAAAGAGGCATTGAGTCCATGCTACTCAATGATGGAATTCAGACCGCTTTCCTCTCCAACTGGTTTGGAGTTCGAAGAACAAGACATTGATTTTAGACATATCCCGGGTATTGAGACCAAGATGAAGTGCTCACATGCGTTCGAAATTGTTGCAATGGACCGTCACCTTTCTGGTTGTATGGCTCTCGGTCCTTctatcttcaagaaaactGTTGTCTTGGATAATAATCTGCATACTGACCCATCTGATAATGACAGGTTGGAATCTAACCATGAAATAAACTCCAACGATCGGTATGgtaagaagttgaatcTTAGTTCTTCTATCATTGAAGAcagtgatgaagaagctttcGATGAAGAATATGATGAATTCACCAAATATTTATCGAGTCATACGCCTCATACCTTTGCCTAAGAATAAAATCTCCAGCACTATTTGCAATTTTTACATTTTTGCAACAGAAAACTAAAAATAAGAAAAAAGAGAAAACAAAGACCCACAGAGCTATCTGGGGACACATACACATACACATACACATACACATACACACACATCAAATAAACTTATTTGCTGAAAGCTTTGTAGCATGCTAGTGGCGGTAGTACTCTGAAAAAGTGTACTTGAAAGGTATTACTTCAATAGCCCTGGTATAAATACAAACATATGTTCAAATTAGGTACATAAGGACTCCCATCTGTATGGATATCAACCAGTAATATGACGTTTGAGGTATTTATACCTATCGTATGCATATATTTGGGTTGCATTCTTCCAGCTCCCACTCTTTTACAACATTATGGTACTGGCAACCTGCATATCTCTTCTTTATTATTCCATTGTAAACAGTATCTTTCCTAAATATCTTTCTTCAGCTACTCAGGTTCAAACCACAAACTTCGAAGAACATCTCTTGCATTCTTCCGCATTGAATGACCACAGATCTTTAAAATCTAAAATCTAAAATCTCACGGTTCTGCCTTTTGTATAAActgaaaagaaaagataGTATTTCCAGTTAATCGTAAGTACCTTATATATTATTCTATGAGACATCAGCTGACAAGAGTTGTATTATTTACGAACCTGCcttttgaaagaaagcCAGGTCTTCACGGAGTCCCGGGTTTTCTTAGTCATTTATTACGTAATACAGCGGACCAATTGACTTTCCATTGCTTTCTCGCATTTTCTTGTAACTCAGGGAAAAAAGATCATAAACTTTTATATCCTTCCTTTCATAATCAAATTATTGGTGAATAATTATTTGTGCTAAACAAAATAAATCAAGAATTCATTTCAATATTGTCACCCATTCGGGGATTCAACTTCGTTATCCTACTAGAATTCTACACTTTCTAATTCAAGAATTTTGTCATTGTCAGTAGGATCATTAAGGAAACAATATATGTCAAGTCATAATCCCGACCGTTCGATTAATCCCAATGGATCAGAAACAAATGAGGGGACCACAGTGGTAGCTACAAGCACATTGGGGTCCCTAAATAGTTCTCGGCTGACCTCgaaagaaaaggaattGGGTGCTTCCACAAGTGTTACAGCTGATCTATCTGTCAACAATTCAAAGACCACATTATCATCGAGATCCCAAGATTCAAGTAATGGAATACTGGTAAACGCAGATATGACCACTCCTAATTCCAGCATCTCCGCTAATCTTCGACCTTCAGCTACAAAGGAACACCCCACTGATAACCTCGAAACCAAAGACAATTACGACAGTCCCGGTGAAGGTGAAAATGACCAGAAGAGGTATTACTGCTCAACTTGCAATAAAGGATTTACGAGAAAACATAATATGGTTTCCCATGAATTAATCCATTCTCAAGTCAAACCTCATATTTGTTCTGTTTGCAGCCTAACATTTCGTCGGATCCATGATTTAAAACGTCATGAAAAGCTTCACACAGGGACAAAGCCTTTCAAATGTCAATATTGTCCTCGAAGTTTTGCCCGGCCTGATTCCTTAGTCAGACACCAAAATTCTCCCAGTGCTTGCCCCAAAGCAAAGCCCTCACCTGTTGGCATATCTGTTCCAAATACAGAATTGGGAAGGAATAGTGTGGTTGCTCAAAGCTTTGGAAATCCCCATCGCCCAAGACCGGAACTACCTTCATTAAGGAGTTTGTCAAGTCAGTATCCGTATAAATTGAGACGTCCACAACCCCAAATGACTTACCTGCGGCCTGATGTCTTCAGAAATTCATTATCATACCAGCGTGTTCCTGAACAGCATACAGAGACGGTTACACGCGAAGATGGGTTTGGTGGGTTCACCACTACAACAATTACTACCACTCGTCACAGGGAGAATAATGCGCTCACAGAGAGTATGCCAAGTTCAGAAAGTGAACGGCTACCTAGGCAAACTGATGACTcacaacttggaaatcagGCACTTAATCAATCTAACATCGGCAATATACCTCTTTATTCTTCAGAGAAGGATCAGGATCAGGATCATGATCAAAAGAAAGTTAAAAGTCAGAAAGGAGTCAATAAAAACGAATCCTCACAAATCCTTCATGGGGCTTTGTTGAATTCACAAGACAAGGCTAATATTGATCATGCTATGAGTTTTTCGAGGGCAAACCCGGATTTACCTCAAATTAATGATCAATTATCAGCTGGATCATCAAATTCTGACGATCCTAATCCATATCCTAGACCTCGTCAAGAAGAGGAGCAATCATTTGGTCCCAAAGCTGATCAAGACCAGGCCAAGAAGCTTACACCTGCTAATTTGAATATCGCTAGTCAATATCCCGGAAGACCTGAAGACACAGAACAGGCTTACCAAGGTAATCGCAGACTTTACTACAACCAGCTGCGTGATCCTTCCGTGTATCAGTATCCAAATGAAGAATATATCAGTCTTTCTCGATATCAAGATTTGGTTGCTTACACCCAATCATTGGAAGAGAATATGAATAAAATTAACAGTCGAATTCaaattttggaagatgagAATGCTGACTCTAAGATTGAACGGGAAAGGGCTAAACACGCTCATGATTCAACTTCCAGGCACAGGAAACGTCATAAAAAAGATATGTCTGCGAATATAGGAGCACAGCAGGAGAGGCCGAAGtgagcttcaacaagagAACAAATAATCAAATGTTAATGAATCgatgaacaaaatcactGTAAATATATAAGCCATATAGTATGACCAGTACCAGTTTAGTTTTATAGAGTAACAATAGTGCAAATAAAGGTCTTTGAGAAACCTTTTAATTAGATGATGTCATACTGTTGCATCGTTTGTTGATTAAATATATTACATGTATTCAACCTCCCATTGTAACAATGATGTTGACAGATTATGTATTACAAAATGGTCTTGAACCCTCGGTAAGTTGATCTGTTGTAAGGAAACGTTAATCCGCAGTACATCAACTTATTGCCAGCAGTAAGAAACAGGTTACAGCCGCTCAGCGCAACACGCACCAAATTCAGGTTGCAAATGGGTAGGCGCACACTGGATCACTTTTGTGATAAGGGAAATAATAACCCAAGGGGCAAAATTACCTTATAAGTGAGTGTAAAGTGATTTACAATTAACGAAACACCATATTAAGCCCTCCCGAGAGCCTATTTCAATCTGATTCCAAGTAATTAGATACTATCTTAAAGTGCCTTCTTTGTGTCACCCCCGAATCAGATTTCCCGACTCCAACAAGTGTTATATTACGTATCATTTTGATTCAACAGAACAACCCCAGAAATGAGTAAAACTAGCGACGAAGACTGGTCCatcatttcttcttcttcagacaTGGAGGATGAACGGTCTAACTCCGgagatgaaattgaaactCCCCTGGCTTCCGTACCTGGTTCTACTATTCAAGCCATAACTACCACCTCAATTGATAGCCCTTTGACTGAATACGCCCACAATCACTCGTACGTGGATGACTCTGACGACCTTTTGGCAGCGGAGTCCAGTATACAAACCCTCAGATTACCCAAGACTTTGTCAACTCCAGCGTCACTAAACACTTCTCAAATGGTCTCAAGGGGTACATCAGCGAACTTGGGGTTACAGGTACCTCCTCAACGCTCAGAAGAAAAGCCTGTGAAACGAGCTATTGAGTTCTATGAAAGCTTGACTGCTAATACGTTCAAGTTACATGAGTCTATCAAGCACCAAAGTGACAAACTCTACCACCAGTTGACTAAGCACCAAACAATCGAAGATGAATTAGACCAGTTTGAAACTGAGGGAACACCATTACTGACTATAAAAACCCAAACCACAACAGATGGGATTCAATATCAGTATCCCGCAAGTCAGGTGATGTCCAAATGGCTTGAATCCAACTCCGAGTACTTAATTTATTTTGCCGTTTTCACAGTGGCGTCAGTGGTATCATTGATTAAGGTGTACACCACCTTGACATATAAGGAACCAGTACCTAAATATCCAAATATTTGGGATACCATTGATACTTTTTTTTATGATCAACAGGTGTCAACGTCCtggtttttcaagtccagCAAGACTAAGCAATTGAAGCTTGCAAAATACTATGATGAGTTGAGAATTGGGGATATGATGTTTTTAGCTAAAAACTCTGCAACCCAATGGAGTGAAGTCGTTGTTTCAACAGCTTCCTGCTGGTTAAAGAATGCAGACGAGTTGAGAAAGCAGTTTATTACCCAGGAGAAGGCGTCAGCAGTTTGGTGTGAAGCTCACAAACTTAGCAATTTGGTAACTGTTCAATCAATTGAACTCAGTAACAATTTACAAGCTAAAGTCAACAAAGTCAGTGTTGCAGTTGATTTCTCATCAAAAATCAACACAGTAGCTGAAATGTCGGAAAAACTATACGAGCAATACATCAAGaattttggaagacaaGTTGGTTCTTCGTTGAATTATTTGTGGAATGACAGTCAAAGGACAAGTGCTAAGATTATTAAGGAAACATTGAGTGCTTTAAAACCCTTGTCTACTAAGGTCACTGAGTCAAGCTTGGTGCACGAGCTGATAGAATGGTCCAGAGGCCAGATACaattcatcaccaaaactGCCTTGGAGATCTGGGGAAGTCGCTAGATACTACCTCTTTGCTTTGCTTCTAGGCTAAGATGGTATCGATCTGACACTTCAGTAAGCCGAGGattattgattttgtggtTTAATTTTTTATTATAGTTGTTATTGTCATCGGTAGTTAGACAAATAGTCGGTTGGTTTTAATTATGTTTTGTATGGAATAGTTTTGGTTAAATTTTTGTAtggttttgttgttgaatataCTAAAGTTGATAAAAATCGTAGATTCGTCGCACCATGCACGCAATAGAATGTAAACCAGCGCGAGAACTTTTTCGATATTCGACATACTTTAGTCTCAAACAATATGGGTATGTAATCCAATCATTCGAATGGATACAAGGGTAAACTACTGTTGTATGGACAAAATTAGTTACTAACAATTAATTTCATAGGTATCCCTAAGTTTTTTCGGTTTATTTCCGAAAGATGGCCATTGATTtctcaattggttgatggCAATCAAATGCCAGAGTTTGATAATCTTTATTTGGATATGAACTCTATTTTACATACATGTACCCATTCCAATGATGATACATTTGTAAGGTCAACTGATGATCAGACTTATGCTGCTATTTTCCAGTATATCGAACATTtatttgaaatcatcaaaccCAAGGGTACATTCTATATGGCCATTGATGGTGTGGCACCAAGAGCCAAAATGAATCAACAAAGAGCTAGAAGATTCAGAACTGCCTatgaagcagaagaaaaTTTACAGAAAGCCATTAAACAAGGATTGGAAATTCCTAAGGATGATCCATTTGACTCAAACTCTATTACTCCCGGTACAGAATTTATGgccaaattgaccaagaacttgaaataCTTTATTCACAAGAAAGTTACAGAGGATTCTAATTGGAGTAATGTTAAGATTGTGTTGAGTGGACATGAAGTTCCAGGTGAAGGTGAACATAAGATTATGCAATACATTAGAACCATGAAAAACCAAGACGAATATGACCCAGATACCAGGCACTGTGTTTATGGATTGGATGCCGATTTGATCATGTTGGGATTAGTAAGTCACGATCCCCACTTTGCCTTGTTGAGAGAAGAGGTTACTTTTGGACCAAGATCCAAGTCAAACTCAAATGACGTAAACGATCAAACgttttttcttcttcacatATCTTTGTTGAGAGAATACCTTTCATTAGAATTCGAAGGCTTAGACAACCAGTTAAATTTTGAATATGATTTCgaaaagattttggatgatttcATTTTAATCATGTACGTCATTGGTAATGATTTTCTACCTAACTTACCCGATttattcatcaacaaagGTGCCTTTCCATTATTAATTCAAACTTTCAAACAAACTTTAACCGAAATGGATGGTTATTTAAATGAAGGTGGAGTGATAAATTTAAGAAGATTGAGAATCTGGTTAAAAAACTTATCGAAttttgaattggaaaacttcGAAGCTGACGATGTTGATGTCGAATGGTTCAATAAGAAATTAGAAGATATTTCTATTACGGGTGAGAAGAGGAGAGAGAAGTTCGGAAAGTCCATAATCTCAAAGGATGAAAAGAAACTTATTGGTTTCATCAAGCCTTGGTTTATGGAATCAGTCAACCTTCCAGTGAAACAATTGACTGAATTAGAATCCCAAGAAAAACTGAAGAATTTAAGGTTAAATTATACAAATGactttatcaccaaaaattttgaatttttgaaggatGTTTGTCAAGACCTTGGGTTGTTGATAGTACATTCCAAATCCAAGGACACTTACTCTCTTAAAATTGACTTGGATGGAATTGATCCTAACGAAAGTGAAAGTGATTTCGAAGAAAGAATCAACTCCTCCAAGAAGACTTTCAAGAAATATCAATCAGCCACTTTGTTCGAGAACGAGGAGTTTGTTGCTGAGTCTAAAGACATTTATAATAAAAAATTTATGGACTGGAAAGATGGCTATTATCAAGAAAAGATGGGATTTTCTGTGTATGATAAGGATCACATTGTGGAAATGACTAaacattttgttgaaggtttACAATGGGTTTTATTTTACTATTACAAAGGATGTCAATCTTGGAACTGGTATTACAGATACCACTACGCTCCTAGAATTTCTGATATTATTGTGGGATTAGATGAttacttggaaaaggatGAAAAAATCACTTTCGAAATGTCCAAGCCATTCAAGCCgtttgaacaattgatgGCTGTTTTACCAGCTAGATCTAAAACCTTGATGCCAGTGGTTCTCAGAACCTTAATGACTGACCCAAATTCTCCTATCATTGATTTCTATCCCCATGAAGTGGATATTGACATGAATGGTAAAACTGCAAGTTGGGAAGCCGTTGTTTTGTTAAGTTTTGTTGACGAAAAAAGATTGATAAGTGCTTTGGAACCTATCGAAGCCAAGTTATCTCCAGAGGAGAAGGCAAGAAATTCGTTTGGCACTGATATTCAATTTATCTTCAACCCCCAATTTGATCAGATTTATCCTTCTCCATTACCAGgtttctttgaagatgttgagcATGACAGATGCCTTGAACAACCATTTATCTTACCTCCAATAAAAGGGGAAATAAACATCGGGTTAGGAAAAGATGCtaaaattggaaaagatgtTTTGGCTGGTTTTCCAACGTTGATGACCTTACCTTTTGAGCACAGCTTGAGATTAAATGAAACTAAGGTTTTCCAATCTGGTAGTAGGTCAGAATCAATGGTCTTGAGTTTGAGAAACATTTGGGGTGAgtacaccaccaaacaaTTATCCGAAAAGTTTTTGGGTCAATTAGTTTACACCAGATGGCCTTACTTAAGAGAATCAAAGGTAactgaaatcaatgacGGTGAGGTGAGGTATCTATTAGTTGAAGATGCCTTATCTGGAGGCTCTAGAACTGTGGTTAAAGAATTGGACCATCTGGATAGTAAGgaattcaacaattctATGTCTGACATCACCTATAAGTACATGAAAACCAAGGCAGTACAGCTTCCTTTAGCTGGATATGTAAAAGTTAAAGCTGTCACTGGCTTGATTCGTGATTCAAAGGGAGGTTATATTAAGACTTTCAGCGGTGTTGAGGAGGTATATCCAATTGAATTGATTGTCGAGGAAGTAGTGAACAAGGACGAGAGATACATTCCCAGGGCTCCAAGGcctattgatgaagaattccCTGTCAACTCTCAAGTTATATTTTTGGGAGCCTTTGGATATGGATCTCCAAGTTTGGTGGTTGGATACTCTGCCGACCAAATGAAGTTGAGTATTAAAGTCCACAAAATTgcacttgaagatgaaataCTGATCGGTAGTCAAAGGAAAGAAATCGAAAAGAGGGAAATCAAGTATTATCCTAGTTTCGAAGTCTGTAAGACTATCGGGGTTTCTCCATTATTCTTGAGTAAATTAACCAGTGGTTTTatggttgaagatgatcttggaaaacaaAGACGTAAGGTTAACGTTGGTTTagaattgaagtttgaaTCCAGAAGATTGAAGGTCTTGGGATATGCGGAAAAGAGCGGAAACTACTGGAAATTTAGCCCATGGGCAATCAAGTTAATTCAAGATTATAAATCTAAATTTGGAAAGATTTTCACTATATTATCACAAACCCAAGGAAGAGATATTCCTCGGTTGAGCAGATTGGGTATCACCGCTGATGAGATTCAAGCATTGAACAAATGGTTGAAAGAAGTGAAGAGCTCCTTACTCAAGGTAAGCTTAGAGTCTCTGTCTTTGACAAAATTCTCCTTCGCAGCTATCGAAAAGGAATTGATAGAGTCTGTTAACGAAGGTAAATTCAATAAGTTCAGCAATAAGGACATCAAAGGGGTTCCAAGAGAAGCCGTTTTAAAGCCAAGCGAATCGTATCAAAGATTAAACACTCAGAGCTTTGAATTAGGTGATAGAGTTGTTTatgttcaagattttggaaagGTTCCATACTTGTCTAAAGGGACAGTTGTCTCAGTTAACCCAATTGGCACTAAGGTTGAGTTGGGAATAATCTTTGATTTCCCAATTATTAGCGGAAATACTATGGGTGGTAAGTTGAAGACCAACAGAGGTATTGTCATTGATTCATCTTTTGTATTAAATTTGTCTAATAAGCAATTGATTTTCCATTCTAAGGCATCCAAGGGTAAACCAGCGGTCAACCAAGTAAAACCTAGGCAAGAAAAATTGAAGCAAAAGACGACGCATACGAATGAGCCCAAACAAACCAACAACAATCAGTCGAATGAGTCAAAACAGACTAACAACAAGCAGTCgaaggagattttgaacttgattcAATCCAAGATCAAACCTTCCGAGATTAAGGATAATGGAGACACTAACGCCCATGCTATCAAACAAATCTATGGTCAAATATATAACAATATCATGACAGATGGCCAAGCTTCAGTGCCTATAGTTCCAATAGTTTCTGTTGTCCCTGGAGTGCCAATTCCTCCACATTTGCTCCAACCTCAAGCTGCCCCCCAAGTTACCCCACAGGGAAATACCAATGGCTCAACCAATGGCCATAGCTccagaggaagaggagggAACAGTCGTGGTAGAGGAAACTTCAAAGGTGATAGCAGAGGTAGAGGTCGTGGCAGAGGAAGGGGAAGAGGAAAGCCTGATGCTACACCATCAATCTAGTTAGATATATTTACCAATTCTATTAATTTGA
The window above is part of the Yamadazyma tenuis chromosome 4, complete sequence genome. Proteins encoded here:
- a CDS encoding uncharacterized protein (COG:S; EggNog:ENOG503P02F) gives rise to the protein MTYSRPDVFRNSLSYQRVPEQHTETVTREDGFGGFTTTTITTTRHRENNALTESMPSSESERLPRQTDDSQLGNQALNQSNIGNIPLYSSEKDQDQDHDQKKVKSQKGVNKNESSQILHGALLNSQDKANIDHAMSFSRANPDLPQINDQLSAGSSNSDDPNPYPRPRQEEEQSFGPKADQDQAKKLTPANLNIASQYPGRPEDTEQAYQGNRRLYYNQSRDPSVYQYPNEEYISLSRYQDLVAYTQSLEENMNKINSRIQILEDENADSKIERERAKHAHDSTSRHRKRHKKDMSANIGAQQERPK
- the exo2 gene encoding exonuclease II Exo2 (COG:D,L; EggNog:ENOG503NUZQ), yielding MGIPKFFRFISERWPLISQLVDGNQMPEFDNLYLDMNSILHTCTHSNDDTFVRSTDDQTYAAIFQYIEHLFEIIKPKGTFYMAIDGVAPRAKMNQQRARRFRTAYEAEENLQKAIKQGLEIPKDDPFDSNSITPGTEFMAKLTKNLKYFIHKKVTEDSNWSNVKIVLSGHEVPGEGEHKIMQYIRTMKNQDEYDPDTRHCVYGLDADLIMLGLVSHDPHFALLREEVTFGPRSKSNSNDVNDQTFFLLHISLLREYLSLEFEGLDNQLNFEYDFEKILDDFILIMYVIGNDFLPNLPDLFINKGAFPLLIQTFKQTLTEMDGYLNEGGVINLRRLRIWLKNLSNFELENFEADDVDVEWFNKKLEDISITGEKRREKFGKSIISKDEKKLIGFIKPWFMESVNLPVKQLTELESQEKSKNLRLNYTNDFITKNFEFLKDVCQDLGLLIVHSKSKDTYSLKIDLDGIDPNESESDFEERINSSKKTFKKYQSATLFENEEFVAESKDIYNKKFMDWKDGYYQEKMGFSVYDKDHIVEMTKHFVEGLQWVLFYYYKGCQSWNWYYRYHYAPRISDIIVGLDDYLEKDEKITFEMSKPFKPFEQLMAVLPARSKTLMPVVLRTLMTDPNSPIIDFYPHEVDIDMNGKTASWEAVVLLSFVDEKRLISALEPIEAKLSPEEKARNSFGTDIQFIFNPQFDQIYPSPLPGFFEDVEHDRCLEQPFILPPIKGEINIGLGKDAKIGKDVLAGFPTLMTLPFEHSLRLNETKVFQSGSRSESMVLSLRNIWGEYTTKQLSEKFLGQLVYTRWPYLRESKVTEINDGEVRYLLVEDALSGGSRTVVKELDHSDSKEFNNSMSDITYKYMKTKAVQLPLAGYVKVKAVTGLIRDSKGGYIKTFSGVEEVYPIELIVEEVVNKDERYIPRAPRPIDEEFPVNSQVIFLGAFGYGSPSLVVGYSADQMKLSIKVHKIALEDEISIGSQRKEIEKREIKYYPSFEVCKTIGVSPLFLSKLTSGFMVEDDLGKQRRKVNVGLELKFESRRLKVLGYAEKSGNYWKFSPWAIKLIQDYKSKFGKIFTILSQTQGRDIPRLSRLGITADEIQALNKWLKEVKSSLLKVSLESSSLTKFSFAAIEKELIESVNEGKFNKFSNKDIKGVPREAVLKPSESYQRLNTQSFELGDRVVYVQDFGKVPYLSKGTVVSVNPIGTKVELGIIFDFPIISGNTMGGKLKTNRGIVIDSSFVLNLSNKQLIFHSKASKGKPAVNQVKPRQEKLKQKTTHTNEPKQTNNNQSNESKQTNNKQSKEILNLIQSKIKPSEIKDNGDTNAHAIKQIYGQIYNNIMTDGQASVPIVPIVSVVPGVPIPPHLLQPQAAPQVTPQGNTNGSTNGHSSRGRGGNSRGRGNFKGDSRGRGRGRGRGRGKPDATPSI